A portion of the Betta splendens chromosome 2, fBetSpl5.4, whole genome shotgun sequence genome contains these proteins:
- the LOC129603107 gene encoding galactose-specific lectin nattectin-like, producing the protein MAYIVSLSSGTSHLVKRSCPRSWSEIYGRCFRYFSSCMTWAAAEKHCQFIGENLTSVHNFNQHQGIEDLIWTINLHYSKVWIGGTDAQHDGVWFWSDGSTFQYTKWCHGQFIGMNPEGDTKATQGKIPSERRRKRLLQSNLVTPVY; encoded by the exons ATGGCATATATTGTCTCTTTATCCTCAGGAACAAGTCATCTGGTCAAGAGGTCTTGCCCTCGTAGCTGGTCTGAAATCTATGGCCGCTGTTTTCGTTATTTTTCCAGTTGCATGACTTGGGCTGCAGCTGAA AAACACTGTCAGTTCATTGGTGAAAACCTCACCTCTGTGCATAATTTTAATCAACACCAAGGAATTGAGGACCTGATATGGACCATTAATCTTCACTATTCAAAGGTTTGGATTGGAGGCACTGATGCACAGCAC GATGGTGTTTGGTTCTGGAGTGATGGTTCAACTTTCCAGTATACCAAATGGTGTCATGG ACAGTTCATCGGGATGAATCCTGAGGGGGACACCAAGGCTACACAAGGCAAAATCCCatctgaaagaagaagaaaaagattaCTTCAGTCAAACCTTGTGACTCCAGTCTACTAA